In one window of Henckelia pumila isolate YLH828 chromosome 1, ASM3356847v2, whole genome shotgun sequence DNA:
- the LOC140865203 gene encoding uncharacterized protein produces MGDYIGLESCVDLKPDMEPSRGGATDLRRSGGRRGASGKEYPPPMPSLASTEQLPSWVMHKHYTGDGRLIITEEKVKRHEYLQANRSDGRLTLDLVPLDDAVEEDDEEEEEKLDEDEEMGDPTAERGRCKYNNIGVKAKPCGGFGIPLVPFSRPVHTA; encoded by the coding sequence ATGGGCGATTACATTGGGCTCGAGAGCTGCGTCGATCTCAAACCCGACATGGAGCCTTCGCGCGGCGGAGCTACCGATCTCCGACGGAGCGGGGGAAGGCGGGGAGCTTCGGGAAAGGAGTACCCGCCGCCGATGCCATCGTTAGCGAGTACCGAGCAGCTGCCGTCGTGGGTGATGCACAAGCACTACACCGGCGATGGGAGGCTTATAATCACCGAAGAGAAGGTGAAGCGCCACGAGTATTTGCAGGCCAACCGTTCCGATGGCCGCCTCACGCTCGATTTGGTGCCGTTAGACGACGCCGTTGAAGAGGACGacgaggaggaggaggagaaaTTGGACGAGGATGAGGAGATGGGTGATCCGACGGCGGAGCGCGGGCGTTGTAAGTACAATAATATTGGGGTAAAAGCAAAACCTTGCGGCGGATTTGGGATTCCTCTGGTGCCATTTTCGAGGCCTGTTCATACAGCTTAA
- the LOC140891902 gene encoding heavy metal-associated isoprenylated plant protein 24-like, translated as MILIRVKLLEMGVSGTLEYLSELVSLPKKKKKQLNTVAVKIRMDCEGCAQKVKSALSAVKGAKSVEIDLKNQKATVDGFVDAKKVMEAAKSTGKKVEPWPYVPYTLIAHPYASGVYDKKAPPNFVRGTDEPGVATLNPDEQRYTQMFSDDNPHSCSLM; from the exons ATGATATTAATTCGTGTGAAATTATTAGAGATGGGAGTTTCGGGGACATTGGAGTACTTGTCTGAATTGGTTAGCCtcccaaagaagaagaagaagcaatTGAACACAGTAGCTGTTAAGATCAGAATGGATTGTGAAGGATGTGCTCAAAAAGTCAAGTCTGCACTCTCCGCTGTTAAAG GAGCAAAATCAGTGGAAATAGATCTGAAAAATCAAAAAGCAACAGTGGATGGGTTTGTGGACGCTAAGAAGGTAATGGAAGCAGCCAAGTCAACCGGTAAGAAAGTCGAGCCATGGCCGTACGTACCTTACACGCTGATTGCGCACCCTTACGCCTCCGGAGTCTATGACAAGAAAGCCCCTCCGAATTTCGTGAGAGGGACTGATGAACCCGGAGTCGCAACGCTTAACCCTGATGAACAACGATACACACAAATGTTTAGTGACGATAACCCACACTCATGTTCTCTCATGTAA
- the LOC140874779 gene encoding uncharacterized protein has translation MEKEAFGTEKGILLDYRERDKSDGGTESSDIKESSSVNNQTALAVEGNKSEKEGVKNVSSHDGEVLKLRSEVSEVDVPQVLKDGLQRESSSEVRELDAPTVEKTKETVDAHDKRQTTLPGVGNYVREKSSDLETEKGPYELKEGVCSDTDSDSKILDQGFDDGEEEPVFDGTEVFEMEADRNMSSQSLNNDSEGQVSAWPEKAVALTNFVRQKSLIAVSTVLRRLSGKSGDGQVDPDEYNNFKRENSSKEDGTFLAESDAQEVSNKSAEKSVWNPLNLVRISRDTSGEDKSLQVDFIEDLTHPIAMKGRIILYTRLRCLDCKETRRYLHGKRLRYVEINIDVYPNRKQELEKISGSSAVPKVFFNEVLIGGLIELKNLEESGKLDEKVEYVITEPPPYEAPLPPLSGEDDLSSSGAIDELALIVRKMKVSVSIKDRFYKMRRFTNCFIGLESVDFLSEDQYLEREEAVEFGRKLGNKLFFRHVTDENTFEDGNHLYRFLDDDPLVSHCQNIPRGISEVKPKAITEISSRFRFLSYAILEAYASEDGKHLDYRSIHGSEEFARYLRITEELQRVELSDMAREEKLSFFINLYNMMAIHATLVSGHPSGALERRKFFGDFKYVIGGSTYSLSGIYNGILRGNQRPPYNLIKPFRVNDKRIKVALPYPEPLVHFALVSGTRSGPALRCYSPGSIDQELIESARNFLRTGGLYTDLIANVAYVSKTLKWYGVDFGKNETEVLKHAANYLDATESQALLDLLSKSQLKVIYQPFDWGLNH, from the exons ATGGAGAAAGAAGCCTTTGGAACAGAAAAGGGGATTCTTTTGGATTATCGTGAGCGTGACAAATCGGATGGTGGGACAGAAAGTAGCGATATAAAGGAATCCTCAAGTGTGAATAATCAAACTGCTCTGGCAGTGGAGGGCAATAAATCTGAAAAGGAGGGCGTGAAAAATGTAAGTAGTCATGATGGAGAAGTTTTGAAATTGCGATCAGAGGTTAGTGAAGTGGACGTGCCTCAGGTGCTTAAAGATGGGCTGCAAAGAGAAAGTTCCTCTGAGGTAAGAGAACTGGATGCTCCAACTGTTGAAAAAACGAAGGAGACAGTCGATGCTCATGACAAAAGGCAAACCACATTACCGGGTGTAGGGAATTACGTCAGGGAAAAAAGTAGTGACCTGGAGACTGAAAAGGGACCATATGAATTGAAGGAGGGAGTGTGTAGTGATACAGATTCAGATTCGAAGATACTTGATCAAGGTTTCGATGATGGAGAAGAGGAACCTGTATTTGATGGGACTGAGGTATTCGAAATGGAGGCTGACAGGAATATGTCTTCACAGTCCTTGAACAATGACTCTGAGGGACAGGTTTCTGCTTGGCCTGAAAAAGCTGTGGCACTTACAAACTTTGTCAGGCAAAAGAGTTTGATTGCAGTGTCAACTGTTCTGCGTCGTCTCTCTGGGAAAAGTGGTGATGGTCAAGTTGATCCTGATGAATATAATAACTTCAAAAGAGAAAATTCTAGCAAGGAAGACGGAACTTTTTTGGCAGAAAGTGATGCCCAAGAAGTCTCCAATAAATCTGCTGAGAAATCTGTCTGGAACCCTCTTAACCTTGTCCGGATTTCACGtgatactagtggagaagacaAATCTTTGCAAGTGGATTTCATTGAAGATTTAACACACCCTATTGCAATGAAAGGACGAATCATCCTGTATACAAGGTTACGGTGCCTGGACTGCAAAGAGACGAGAAGGTATCTGCATGGAAAAAGACTCAGATATGTTGAAATTAATATTGACGTCTACCCCAACAGAAAGCAAGAGCTAGAGAAGATTTCTGGATCTTCTGCGGTTCCCAAAGTGTTCTTCAATGAAGTTCTCATTGGTGGCTTGATAGAGCTGAAAAATTTAGAGGAGTCTGGTAAGCTTGATGAGAAGGTTGAATACGTTATCACTGAACCACCACCATATGAAGCACCTCTGCCACCATTGTCTGGTGAAGATGACTTGTCAAGTAGCGGAGCTATTGATGAGCTAGCTCTAATTGTTCGGAAAATGAAAGTATCAGTTTCTATTAAGGATCGGTTTTATAAAATGCGCAGGTTCACTAATTGTTTTATAGGTTTGGAATCTGTAGATTTCTTGTCAGAAGATCAATACTTGGAGAGGGAAGAG GCTGTTGAATTTGGTCGAAAGCTGGGAAACAAACTCTTCTTTCGACATGTTACCGA TGAGAATACCTTTGAAGATGGAAATCACCTGTATCGGTTCTTGGATGATGACCCTCTGGTCTCTCATTGCCAAAATATACCAAGAGGCATCAGTGAAGTGAAGCCAAAAGCCATCACAGAAATTTCATCAAGATTCAGATTTTTGTCTTATGCAATATTAGAAGCATATGCTTCGGAAGATGGAAAGCATCTTGATTACCGAAGCATCCATGGGAGCGAAGAGTTTGCAAG GTATTTGAGAATAACTGAGGAGCTTCAACGTGTTGAGTTGTCTGATATGGCCAGAGAGGAGAAGCTGTCCTTTTTTATTAACCTGTACAATATGATGGCCATTCATGCAACACTGGTGTCTGGTCATCCTTCCGGAGCTCTGGAGAGACGAAAATTTTTCGGAGACTTTAAATATGTCATTGGTGGATCAACATATTCGCTTTCAGGCATTTACAATGGCATTTTACGGGGTAATCAGAGACCGCCATACAATCTCATTAAACCATTCAGAGTGAATGATAAGCGCATAAAG GTAGCTCTTCCTTACCCAGAACCTCTTGTTCACTTTGCACTTGTCAGTGGAACACGATCTGGACCAGCCCTTCGATGCTACTCACCTGGAAGCATCGACCAAGAGTTGATTGAGTCCGCTCGCAATTTCCTCCGAACTGGGGGGCTATACACTGATTTGATTGCAAATGTTGCATATGTCAGCAAAACACTGAAATG GTATGGTGTAGATTTTGGGAAGAATGAAACGGAGGTGTTGAAGCATGCTGCCAACTATCTTGATGCTACCGAGTCTCAGGCGTTGCTTGATTTGCTCTCAAAATCTCAGCTTAAAGTTATATATCAACCTTTCGATTGGGGACTAAACCACTAG
- the LOC140865197 gene encoding uncharacterized protein, translated as MNTCPLIVDDRDPLDGLDQPCADILVKSDVGQSLLLHRACFSPRQVSDSWYRIDLFHSTCTIGGRVCQFIIDSGSCENVVSSVVIDKLSIPSEPHPKTYKLAWLQQGSEIDVHRRDLLSVLIGLHYVDDILCEVIPMDTCQLLLGRPWQYDHHTTHNGRTNTYTFHLKEVNIVLLPSRASEPPPKPPPLQCPENVYACLEPGPPPFYVALNKCSFMTSSIIFLCYVVSSAGLQVDHSKISVIHDWPSPQSLAEGQFLWTLWAAMTFADIKDRLTSASILVLMDFSQPFELHCDASKLVIGCDPCAHYNTYDIEFYAIVQAIRHWHHYLFHREFILYTDHDALKHLGSQKKVSSRHASWIAYLQQFSFVIKHKFGVLNRVTDALSQRRSLLSDMHIFVIGFDVLPDAYVDDPFFSKIVPSVTNGLSSEYTFHDGFPFRGFQLCMPDCSLHLKLLLVGDHIKAWDTKLSLAEFAHNHAINRTTGFSSFHVVYGFSPNFPADLAPVPQTQHPHRDAEGLITDLRMVHQQTYDRLVASASKYKAYDNRERRHVMFLVGDLVWVILTKDRYTSHEYNKLVARKIGTIEVVAKINDNAYRPRLPPGYRTPDVFIVKHLVPYVCEVDVPFDSWTNHIHP; from the exons ATGAATACTTGCCCGCTTATTGTCGACGATCGTGATCCTCTTGATGGCTTGGACCAGCCTTGTGCCGACATTCTCGTCAAAAGTGATGTGGGGCAGTCTCTCCTGTTGCATCGTGCCTGCTTCTCTCCCCGGCAGGTGAGTGATAGTTGGTATCGCATCGATTTATTTCATTCCACTTGCACTATTGGGGGCCGTGTTTGTCAGTTTATCATTGATTCCGGTAGCTGTGAGAATGTGGTTTCTTCCGTGGTCATCGATAAATTATCTATTCCGTCGGAGCCTCATCCTAAGACGTATAAATTAGCTTGGCTTCAACAGGGTTCAGAAATTGATGTGCACCGTCGGGATTTGCTCTCTGTTTTGATTGGGCTAcattatgtggatgatattttATGTGAAGTCATTCCGATGGACACATGCCAACTGTTACTTGGTCGCCCGTGGCAGTATGATCACCACACCACACACAATGGACGCACCAACACTTATACTTTTCACTTGAAGGAGGTTAATATCGTTTTGCTACCGTCTCGGGCAAGCGAGCCTCCTCCCAAACCTCCT CCTCTCCAATGCCCCGAGAATGTTTATGCATGTCTTGAACCAGGCCCTCCGCCG TTCTATGTCGCCCTCAACAAATGCTCTTTTATGACATCGTCAATTATCTTCTTGTGCTATGTGGTCTCTAGCGCCGGCCTTCAGGTTGACCACTCTAAGATATCAGTGATTCATGATTGGCCTTCCCCTCAGAGCCTAGCCGAG GGTCAGTTCCTTTGGACCCTTTGGGCGGCTATGACCTTTGCGGATATCAAGGATCGCCTGACCTCTGCTTCTATTTTGGTCTTGATGGATTTTTCGCAACCCTTTGAGTTACATTGTGATGCTTCGAAACTGGTTATTGGATGT GATCCTTGTGCACATTACAACACTTATGATATTGAATTTTATGCAATTGTTCAAGCTATACGTCATTGGCACCATTATCTTTTTCACCGAGAATTTATCCTCTATACGGACCATGATGCTTTGAAGCATCTTGGCAGCCAGAAGAAGGTGTCCTCGCGCCATGCCTCTTGGATCGCTTATCTTCAGCAATTCTCTTTTGTCATTAAGCATAAATTTGGTGTGCTTAATCGCGTGACCGATGCGCTCAGCCAAAGGCGCTCGCTCTTGTCtgacatgcatatttttgttaTTGGTTTTGATGTTCTTCCTGATGCTTATGTCGATGATCCGTTCTTCTCAAAAATAGTGCCCTCGGTCACCAATGGCTTGAGCTCGGAATATACGTTTCACGATGGATTTCCCTTTCGTGGTTTCCAGTTATGCATGCCTGATTGTAGTCTCCATCTCAAGTTACT TTTGGTTGGTGATCATATCAAGGCATGGGATACTAAGCTTTCCTTGGCTGAATTCGCTCATAATCATGCCATTAATCGCACCACGGGGTTTAGTTCTTTTCATGTGGTCTATGGGTTCTCACCGAATTTTCCTGCTGATCTTGCTCCCGTTCCACAAACCCAACATCCGCATCGTGATGCTGAAGGTCTCATTACCGACCTGCGCATGGTTCACCAGCAAACATATGATCGTTTGGTCGCTTCGGCGTCCAAGTACAAGGCTTATGATAATAGGGAACGTCGTCATGTCATGTTTTTGGTTGGTGATTTGGTGTGGGTAATTTTGACCAAGGATCGTTATACTTCTCATGAATACAATAAACTTGTTGCTCGCAAGATTGGTACCATTGAGGTCGTTGCCAAGATAAATGATAATGCCTATCGTCCGCGCCTTCCACCTGGTTATCGCACTCCTGACGTGTTCATTGTCAAACACCTTGTTCCTTACGTGTGTGAAGTTGACGTGCCTTTTGATTCGTGGACGAATCATATCCACCCCTGA